One region of Zingiber officinale cultivar Zhangliang chromosome 7B, Zo_v1.1, whole genome shotgun sequence genomic DNA includes:
- the LOC122004582 gene encoding receptor-like protein EIX1, whose protein sequence is MEAGSICKGSSNSSKHSALVLIIFLLSIRAYCNDSLQATEESNCLENERSALLAIKSDMYDPVDWFSSWIGRDCCKWRGVGCDSITGHVTELDLHSPYPYYVYEEDPILYQMDIFSPGRIGTSKLNPSLQELKHLKYLDLSMNNFSYAHIPNMIASLVHLEYLNLSRTLFCGLIPPQFGNLSSLRYLDLNGCVDSLYYTFKSRIRSGGLQWLSHIPSLEYLDMSCVDL, encoded by the coding sequence ATGGAGGCTGGTAGCATATGCAAGGGCAGTTCTAATTCCTCAAAGCATTCTGCACTTGTCCTCATCATCTTCTTATTGAGCATAAGGGCATACTGCAACGATAGTCTGCAGGCAACGGAGGAGAGTAACTGCTTGGAGAATGAAAGGAGTGCTCTGCTCGCTATCAAGTCCGACATGTATGACCCAGTCGACTGGTTCTCGTCTTGGATCGGTCGTGACTGCTGCAAGTGGAGAGGAGTGGGCTGCGACAGCATTACCGGCCACGTTACAGAGCTTGACCTTCACAGCCCTTACCCCTACTACGTCTATGAAGAAGATCCAATTTTGTATCAGATGGACATTTTCAGTCCTGGGAGAATCGGTACAAGTAAGTTGAACCCTTCTTTGCAAGAGCTAAAGCATTTGAAGTATTTGGACTTGAGCATGAACAACTTCTCCTATGCCCACATCCCCAATATGATTGCTTCTCTCGTCCACTTGGAGTATCTCAACCTATCAAGAACTCTGTTTTGTGGTTTAATTCCTCCTCAATTCGGTAACCTCTCCAGCCTGCGTTACCTCGATCTTAATGGATGCGTCGACTCATTATATTACACTTTCAAATCACGTATTCGCTCTGGTGGACTCCAATGGCTCTCTCATATACCTTCATTGGAGTATCTTGATATGAGCTGCGTCGACCTTTAG